A region from the Neorhodopirellula lusitana genome encodes:
- the hmpA gene encoding NO-inducible flavohemoprotein produces the protein MLSEKTIRIVKEITPLVAANAEVITTRFYERMFEVNPEVKVFFNQSHQHTGGQQKALAGAICAYFTHVDNPAVLMPAVELIAQKHCSLGIKAEHYPIVGSNLLAAIKDVMGDAATDEIVEAVAEAYGFLADIFIGREDAIYEEQQAAPGGWSGTRDFVVARKVPENDLVTSFYLKPEDEGPLPPFKPGQYITVHIEHPHTPTSPRNYSLSDRAGEPHYRISVKREERLVADAPDGLISNHLHDAVQEGDRVKLGPPCGEFTVDPNAVAKPVVLLAGGIGVTPLLSMAKSIVHANPDADIYFLQAARNSKVHAFADEVRNLAAAGPNVKTRVLYDAPEPGDVKDGQCDEAGFVTTDLLRQWVPVADADFYFCGPKPFMQNVHACLQELGVDEQRVRYEFFGPKQDLVCPAGHA, from the coding sequence ATGTTGAGTGAAAAGACTATCCGGATCGTGAAAGAAATTACTCCATTGGTGGCTGCCAATGCTGAAGTGATTACGACGCGTTTTTATGAACGCATGTTCGAGGTCAATCCAGAGGTCAAGGTTTTCTTCAATCAGTCGCACCAGCATACCGGTGGACAACAAAAGGCGTTGGCTGGCGCGATTTGTGCCTACTTTACTCATGTCGACAATCCTGCCGTTTTAATGCCTGCGGTCGAGCTGATTGCTCAAAAACACTGCTCGCTGGGAATTAAGGCTGAGCACTATCCGATCGTTGGCAGCAATTTGTTGGCGGCGATCAAGGACGTGATGGGCGATGCGGCGACCGACGAAATTGTGGAAGCGGTTGCCGAAGCGTACGGGTTCCTAGCCGATATCTTCATTGGTCGGGAAGACGCGATCTATGAGGAGCAACAGGCTGCACCGGGTGGCTGGAGTGGCACGCGAGATTTCGTGGTCGCGAGGAAGGTTCCCGAGAATGATCTCGTGACCTCGTTCTACTTGAAACCGGAAGATGAAGGTCCTTTGCCGCCGTTTAAGCCGGGGCAATACATCACGGTTCACATCGAACACCCGCACACGCCGACTTCGCCGCGGAACTACAGTTTGTCCGATCGAGCGGGTGAGCCGCATTACCGAATCAGCGTGAAGCGGGAAGAACGTCTGGTGGCCGATGCACCTGATGGCTTGATCTCCAACCACTTGCATGATGCCGTTCAGGAAGGCGATCGCGTGAAGTTGGGGCCGCCGTGCGGTGAGTTTACAGTCGACCCGAACGCGGTCGCGAAACCGGTGGTTTTGCTGGCCGGTGGGATCGGTGTGACGCCGTTATTGTCGATGGCGAAGTCGATCGTCCACGCGAACCCCGACGCCGATATCTACTTCCTGCAAGCGGCTCGTAATAGCAAAGTGCATGCGTTCGCCGACGAGGTACGTAATTTGGCGGCGGCGGGACCCAATGTAAAGACACGTGTTCTCTACGACGCCCCGGAACCCGGCGACGTGAAGGACGGTCAGTGCGACGAGGCCGGATTCGTTACGACGGACCTATTGCGTCAGTGGGTGCCGGTTGCCGACGCGGACTTCTATTTTTGTGGTCCTAAACCGTTCATGCAGAACGTCCACGCGTGCCTGCAGGAACTGGGTGTCGACGAGCAACGTGTCCGGTACGAGTTCTTCGGCCCCAAGCAAGACTTGGTCTGCCCGGCGGGGCACGCGTAG
- a CDS encoding redoxin family protein has translation MQIRSATVGLFLLLSVATFSVTAQAQGRRQATPGKEPPHPPQVGQKAPDFELMNQAGEAVSLSSLTEKSPVVMLVLRGWPGKQCPMCSRQVGEFLSKQSEFDDVQVVLIYPGPAELLAVHAKEFQGSKSFPANYHFVLDPDYKFTNAWGLRWDAPRETAYPSTFVVNKNQEIVFGKTVVSHGNRVDVATVVSKLP, from the coding sequence ATGCAAATTCGCAGCGCAACCGTTGGCCTTTTCCTGTTGCTATCCGTAGCAACCTTTTCAGTGACCGCTCAAGCTCAAGGCCGGCGACAAGCCACTCCCGGGAAGGAACCACCTCATCCGCCGCAGGTTGGCCAAAAAGCGCCCGACTTCGAGTTGATGAATCAAGCCGGCGAAGCCGTGTCGCTCTCATCGCTCACCGAAAAATCACCTGTGGTGATGCTGGTCCTCCGTGGCTGGCCCGGGAAACAGTGCCCGATGTGTAGCCGCCAAGTCGGTGAATTCCTCAGCAAGCAATCTGAGTTTGATGATGTCCAAGTGGTCCTCATCTACCCAGGCCCGGCTGAACTTTTGGCCGTTCACGCCAAAGAATTCCAAGGCAGCAAGTCGTTCCCGGCCAACTACCACTTCGTCCTTGACCCTGACTACAAGTTCACCAATGCCTGGGGACTTCGCTGGGATGCTCCACGCGAAACAGCCTATCCTTCGACTTTCGTTGTCAACAAGAACCAGGAAATCGTCTTCGGGAAGACAGTGGTTTCCCACGGCAATCGTGTCGACGTCGCCACCGTCGTTTCGAAACTACCGTAA
- a CDS encoding pentapeptide repeat-containing protein, whose translation MNAKRRSLIDKFSKARLTPIQGDSFQSDQSYHSVVVRGADLSQSRNSDVVIEHSHFDKVDISGGSWTAADLTEILFSGCTLSNLDCCEARFTNNEFHRARATGLSFSDGRLRNVLFSGCKLDLSIFQDAQLANCRFEDCDLREADFQRASLKQVVFRDCDLRNARFVGSSLEILDLRGSHVAGIQIDAEELRGTIVDPHQIADFAPLLGVVVEATPARN comes from the coding sequence ATGAACGCCAAACGTCGCTCGTTAATCGACAAGTTCTCCAAAGCTCGCTTGACTCCAATCCAGGGCGATTCATTTCAATCGGATCAATCCTATCACTCGGTTGTCGTGCGGGGCGCCGATCTCAGTCAGTCTCGAAATTCCGATGTCGTGATCGAACACTCGCACTTCGACAAAGTGGACATCTCCGGCGGATCATGGACCGCGGCTGACCTCACCGAGATTCTTTTCAGTGGCTGCACGCTGTCCAACTTGGACTGTTGCGAAGCCAGGTTTACCAACAACGAGTTCCATCGTGCTCGGGCGACTGGCCTCAGCTTTTCCGATGGAAGACTTCGGAATGTTTTATTCAGCGGCTGCAAACTCGATCTCTCGATCTTCCAAGATGCGCAACTCGCGAATTGCCGGTTTGAAGATTGCGACCTTCGCGAAGCGGACTTCCAACGTGCGTCGCTGAAACAGGTCGTGTTCCGCGATTGCGATCTTCGTAACGCACGATTTGTGGGATCGTCTCTGGAGATTTTGGACTTACGAGGTTCGCACGTTGCCGGGATCCAAATTGATGCTGAGGAGCTGCGTGGGACAATCGTCGACCCTCATCAAATCGCCGACTTTGCACCACTGTTGGGTGTTGTCGTCGAGGCCACGCCCGCTCGGAATTAG
- a CDS encoding FG-GAP repeat domain-containing protein, which translates to MLVFGLVFFVQATQAEEHVSFTARLLTLDANEGIAAGDIDGDGKTDLVAGRNWYRAGEWVPRPVRNIDDWNGYVQSNGDFLLDVNGDGRLDVIAGSFLPTEVHWYENPGEEGLRLGSRWTEHLLVDTGNSANEGHLMQDLDGDGLPEWIVGSWKKDVPLMVWQLTKREEPDQAGAIYEAIPHELGARGSGHGLAVGDLNSDGRLDVLVGQGWYEQPVDAWGGPWTFHPDWDLQSSLPMIVTDLDADGDSDLILGNGHDFGLMWWRNEGPDDTGRIKWSENEIDSSFSQPHTLHWADLDGDDRPELIAGKRYFAHNGKDPGGSEMPCLYYYQWNAETEKFTRFTIDEGHVGCGLQVVSEDLNGDGKTDIAVAGKSGTYLLLAN; encoded by the coding sequence ATGTTAGTTTTCGGCTTAGTTTTCTTTGTTCAAGCAACGCAAGCGGAGGAGCACGTTTCTTTCACCGCACGTTTGTTAACCCTGGATGCCAACGAGGGCATCGCTGCGGGTGACATTGACGGGGATGGCAAGACCGACCTGGTTGCGGGGCGGAATTGGTATCGGGCCGGTGAATGGGTTCCTCGACCGGTCCGGAACATTGACGACTGGAATGGATACGTGCAGAGCAATGGTGACTTTCTGTTGGACGTCAACGGCGACGGACGATTGGATGTGATCGCTGGCTCGTTCTTGCCGACGGAAGTTCATTGGTACGAGAACCCAGGCGAAGAAGGCTTACGACTCGGAAGTCGCTGGACCGAACATTTGTTGGTCGATACAGGTAACTCGGCGAACGAGGGGCACCTGATGCAGGACTTGGACGGCGATGGGCTGCCAGAGTGGATTGTGGGTAGCTGGAAAAAGGATGTGCCGCTGATGGTCTGGCAGCTAACCAAGCGAGAGGAACCCGACCAAGCTGGTGCGATCTACGAAGCAATCCCGCATGAATTGGGCGCACGTGGAAGTGGGCATGGTTTGGCAGTCGGCGATCTGAACAGTGATGGCCGCCTTGATGTTTTGGTCGGCCAAGGTTGGTATGAGCAGCCCGTCGATGCATGGGGCGGTCCTTGGACGTTTCATCCGGATTGGGATTTGCAATCCAGCCTGCCAATGATTGTGACGGACTTGGATGCCGACGGCGATTCGGATTTGATTCTTGGAAACGGCCACGACTTTGGATTGATGTGGTGGCGCAATGAAGGGCCGGATGATACGGGAAGAATAAAGTGGAGCGAGAACGAGATCGACAGTAGTTTCAGCCAGCCTCATACCCTGCACTGGGCCGATCTAGACGGCGATGACCGCCCAGAGCTGATCGCGGGTAAACGCTATTTCGCTCACAACGGGAAAGATCCCGGCGGGAGTGAGATGCCGTGTCTGTATTACTATCAATGGAATGCTGAAACGGAGAAGTTCACACGGTTCACAATCGATGAGGGCCACGTTGGTTGTGGGCTGCAAGTGGTCAGCGAAGACCTCAATGGCGACGGCAAGACTGATATCGCGGTCGCCGGGAAGAGCGGAACCTATCTGTTGCTAGCGAACTGA
- a CDS encoding ParA family protein produces the protein MPVLLMINLKGGVGKTASTVALAETMAECGQRVLVIDADHQSMAGELLVGQSRMLRAERSKTTLHDLFLAMADVDFDPKLLSKFVIGNASTVGSAMSNLWTIPCSFRIDDFFSSVAKSKRICRTYATERELQVGLGKRMPKVKKWLMQHFDYVLVDCPPSIAMQVKMFLRIADGYIIPSIPDQLSVRGSENLVKRIGKLNFKVPGIGTLWTLYRQQVALHREIVKEPFTKLPKPFETVIPNATKLASAMELNDAKMIPNCDIKYGREFASRYRVLTDELVSRCNAGFVMPPKTQVDRELAGAV, from the coding sequence ATGCCCGTTTTGCTGATGATTAATTTGAAAGGCGGAGTTGGTAAAACGGCCTCGACGGTGGCACTTGCCGAGACGATGGCGGAATGTGGGCAGCGGGTGCTCGTGATCGATGCGGATCACCAAAGCATGGCGGGTGAGTTGCTAGTGGGGCAATCACGAATGCTTCGTGCCGAACGTTCCAAGACCACCTTGCATGATCTGTTTCTGGCGATGGCAGATGTGGATTTTGATCCAAAGCTGCTAAGTAAGTTTGTGATCGGCAACGCGTCAACGGTGGGCTCCGCGATGTCGAACTTGTGGACGATCCCGTGCTCGTTCCGGATTGACGACTTCTTTTCCAGCGTGGCGAAGTCGAAACGGATTTGTCGAACCTATGCGACGGAACGAGAGCTTCAGGTGGGACTTGGGAAGCGAATGCCGAAGGTGAAGAAATGGCTGATGCAACACTTCGACTACGTTCTTGTGGATTGCCCGCCAAGCATCGCGATGCAGGTCAAAATGTTTTTACGGATTGCAGATGGATACATCATTCCTAGTATCCCTGACCAGTTGTCAGTGCGGGGATCGGAAAACTTGGTGAAGCGAATAGGGAAGCTGAACTTCAAGGTTCCAGGCATCGGAACCTTGTGGACGCTCTATCGTCAGCAAGTCGCACTGCACCGCGAGATTGTGAAGGAGCCTTTCACAAAGCTACCCAAGCCGTTTGAAACAGTGATTCCAAACGCGACCAAATTGGCATCGGCGATGGAACTAAATGACGCGAAGATGATCCCAAACTGCGACATCAAATACGGCCGTGAGTTTGCATCACGCTACCGAGTCCTGACTGACGAACTGGTCTCTCGTTGCAACGCCGGGTTCGTAATGCCCCCGAAGACTCAAGTCGATCGAGAGCTAGCTGGTGCGGTTTAA
- a CDS encoding sigma-70 family RNA polymerase sigma factor codes for MNELAMNESDTRDRVLKTMLSSQSALLAYAHSMLQDYSAAEDVVQNVFLIVARKYEDFEEGTSIVAWCRPMVRFEVLKYLRNSKREQTVEDRVLQNAMDAAFDEQQTDDLNFRMEYLRNCLAKLPSKRRELLRLRYQDQAGYLSIAEALGISLETVRKSLFRARHSLRNCVDLHIQREVSP; via the coding sequence ATGAATGAATTAGCAATGAACGAGAGCGACACCCGAGATCGCGTTTTAAAAACAATGCTGTCGTCACAGTCAGCGCTGTTGGCCTACGCGCATTCGATGCTTCAAGATTATTCAGCGGCAGAAGATGTGGTGCAAAATGTCTTTTTGATTGTAGCCCGAAAGTATGAAGATTTTGAAGAAGGCACGTCGATCGTTGCATGGTGTCGACCGATGGTGAGGTTCGAGGTGCTGAAATACCTGCGCAACTCGAAGCGAGAGCAAACCGTCGAGGATCGGGTACTGCAAAACGCGATGGACGCCGCATTCGATGAACAGCAGACCGATGACCTGAACTTTCGCATGGAATACTTGCGAAATTGCTTGGCGAAGCTGCCCAGCAAACGCCGCGAGTTGCTTCGGCTGCGATACCAAGACCAAGCTGGCTACTTATCGATCGCGGAAGCCTTGGGTATAAGCCTTGAAACGGTACGAAAAAGCCTGTTTCGAGCGAGACATTCGCTTCGCAATTGTGTCGACTTGCATATTCAGCGTGAGGTATCTCCATGA
- a CDS encoding LamG-like jellyroll fold domain-containing protein, with translation MNASAFNPDRLEQLTVAHMTGELTDDEKSELAILLDQSQEARKEFVKVAHFESALTRLHHDARDLEIPPAVDAPAWLPRFRQVTRIVPWLVTAASLLLVLHLASNRSSTENLPEQPATHFTALLVDQVGARFAPQRKEGEVAFSPGEYELADGTVQLRFANGVDLVVQSPAKFEIHDVMRSQLFYGNVRAVVPPSAEGFTIDAADVQFEDVGTEFGLRVDRGSSVGSLHVFDGQVNVRSAESNAVLKQVFEGQSIECRDGISSQIDTLNPDSFPNPSRIGFKRWRANQETLINDPDLVAYFPFTQDANDASLLKNLKTHDDHPVADSVITGARWMSGRWQGKESLLFDRDSDFAEFELPGEFNELTIAAWVYINRRDHPVISVVDSNGWEPGDVHLQFNRYGAAYVDICETRQRGSQSELNEKWTNQVASTGCWVHLATSISLTQRNAIVYVNGKVVHETSLRRDGLIRPGVCRIGNWLPTGTLWKTRAFNGRIDEVAIWKRALSDQEIAAEITRGRPSLLWPDETK, from the coding sequence ATGAATGCATCTGCTTTCAATCCCGACCGCTTGGAGCAGCTGACCGTCGCACATATGACGGGCGAATTAACAGACGACGAGAAGTCGGAGCTCGCCATTTTGTTAGACCAGTCTCAAGAGGCTCGTAAGGAGTTTGTAAAAGTTGCTCATTTCGAGTCGGCATTGACGCGCCTTCATCACGACGCACGCGACTTGGAAATCCCTCCTGCGGTAGATGCACCGGCATGGCTCCCGCGATTTCGGCAGGTGACGCGAATCGTCCCGTGGCTCGTTACTGCCGCTTCTTTGCTCCTGGTGCTTCACCTGGCTTCAAACCGATCGTCAACAGAGAACCTGCCGGAGCAACCTGCCACCCACTTCACTGCGTTGCTGGTCGATCAAGTGGGTGCGAGATTCGCTCCGCAACGGAAAGAAGGGGAAGTGGCGTTTAGCCCAGGTGAATATGAACTTGCCGACGGCACCGTCCAGTTACGTTTCGCAAACGGCGTGGACCTAGTCGTTCAATCACCGGCGAAATTCGAGATCCACGACGTTATGCGAAGCCAGCTCTTCTACGGAAACGTGCGTGCAGTCGTCCCCCCGTCCGCTGAGGGTTTCACGATCGATGCGGCGGACGTCCAGTTTGAGGATGTCGGAACGGAATTCGGCCTTCGTGTCGACAGGGGATCTAGCGTCGGTTCGCTGCACGTGTTTGATGGCCAAGTTAACGTGCGCAGTGCTGAATCCAACGCAGTGCTAAAGCAGGTTTTTGAAGGCCAGTCGATCGAATGCCGAGACGGAATCTCTAGCCAGATCGATACATTGAACCCTGACTCGTTTCCAAATCCAAGTCGCATTGGATTCAAACGCTGGCGAGCGAACCAAGAAACGCTAATCAACGATCCGGATTTGGTCGCCTACTTCCCATTCACCCAAGACGCCAATGACGCCTCATTGCTGAAGAATCTAAAAACCCATGACGATCATCCTGTGGCCGATTCGGTGATCACAGGAGCGCGTTGGATGTCCGGGCGATGGCAGGGCAAAGAGTCCTTGCTTTTTGATCGAGACTCCGATTTCGCCGAATTTGAGCTACCGGGTGAATTCAACGAACTGACAATTGCCGCCTGGGTCTACATCAACCGTCGTGACCATCCCGTGATATCGGTTGTTGATTCCAATGGCTGGGAGCCTGGCGATGTTCACCTTCAGTTCAACCGATATGGCGCTGCCTACGTTGACATCTGCGAAACTCGCCAACGTGGGAGCCAATCCGAGCTGAACGAAAAATGGACCAACCAAGTGGCATCGACGGGCTGCTGGGTTCATCTGGCAACTTCGATCTCGCTAACTCAGCGAAATGCGATAGTTTACGTCAATGGGAAAGTTGTTCACGAAACTTCCTTGCGGCGAGACGGCTTGATTCGACCGGGAGTTTGCCGAATCGGGAATTGGCTTCCGACGGGAACCCTCTGGAAGACCCGTGCATTCAACGGACGAATTGACGAGGTCGCGATTTGGAAACGGGCTTTGAGCGATCAGGAGATCGCCGCCGAAATCACTCGCGGGCGTCCAAGTCTGCTGTGGCCTGACGAAACAAAGTAG
- a CDS encoding DUF1559 domain-containing protein has translation MNIRSHQQRGFTLVELLVVIAIIGVLVGLLLPAVQAAREAARRMSCSNNFKQIGLAIHNYHSAYNRLPVHCGGTDGGYVTPNPTVYYSLATDKFTGYNLSVFVGLTPFFEQQALWESIANPNNIDARNGNTKTTPWPAMGPWYDREGYGPWVTEIPALRCPSDPGTGLPAMGRTNYAACTGDSNSHVYQGNLALNSCAPASAPCGYLQTSYAARQARTGQRGFFRPHIKKAFRDVLDGLSNTIAMGEIATDIGDNDKRTTPHKNATSGGASTNPLSCREAGVYDPDRPQFLRATLPSPFAIDGTVQERRGYKWFCSFPVYSDVNTVLPPNAELCVDKYNIYGGVLTVSSRHQGGAHVLMGDGAVKFITDSIEAGNSNNPMVRNNGTAANNNQPGAPSPYGLWGALGTAANQEVIDKDF, from the coding sequence ATGAACATTCGCTCTCATCAGCAACGTGGTTTCACGCTTGTTGAATTGCTCGTCGTGATTGCAATCATCGGCGTCCTCGTAGGACTTTTGCTGCCAGCCGTTCAAGCGGCCCGCGAAGCAGCTCGTCGCATGAGCTGTAGCAACAATTTCAAACAGATTGGTTTGGCGATCCACAATTACCACAGTGCCTACAATCGGCTTCCTGTTCACTGCGGTGGTACCGACGGTGGTTACGTTACCCCGAATCCTACTGTTTACTATTCGTTAGCCACTGATAAGTTTACAGGTTACAACCTGAGTGTCTTCGTCGGCCTGACACCCTTCTTTGAGCAACAGGCGCTTTGGGAGTCCATTGCGAATCCCAATAATATTGACGCGAGGAATGGGAATACCAAAACAACACCGTGGCCTGCGATGGGGCCTTGGTATGACCGCGAGGGCTATGGGCCATGGGTGACTGAGATTCCAGCCCTTCGATGCCCTAGCGATCCTGGTACAGGTTTGCCAGCGATGGGGCGGACAAACTACGCTGCGTGTACCGGTGACTCGAACTCTCATGTGTACCAAGGTAATTTGGCTCTCAATTCATGCGCACCAGCTTCGGCCCCGTGCGGTTATTTGCAAACCAGTTATGCTGCCAGGCAAGCGCGAACCGGACAGCGAGGTTTTTTTCGCCCGCACATCAAGAAAGCCTTTCGCGATGTCTTGGATGGATTATCGAACACCATCGCAATGGGTGAAATCGCCACCGACATTGGTGACAACGATAAACGAACTACGCCTCATAAGAATGCGACAAGTGGAGGAGCCAGCACAAATCCACTCTCATGTCGCGAGGCGGGCGTCTACGATCCCGATCGTCCACAGTTCCTGCGTGCGACACTTCCGAGCCCGTTCGCAATTGACGGAACTGTGCAAGAACGCCGAGGCTACAAATGGTTCTGCTCATTCCCAGTCTACTCGGACGTCAACACGGTTCTGCCACCGAATGCCGAGCTTTGCGTCGACAAATACAATATCTACGGCGGAGTCTTGACGGTCTCGAGTCGGCATCAAGGGGGCGCTCACGTTTTGATGGGTGACGGAGCGGTCAAGTTCATTACCGATTCCATTGAAGCCGGAAATAGCAACAATCCCATGGTTAGAAACAACGGCACAGCGGCCAACAATAACCAACCGGGTGCTCCGAGTCCCTACGGTCTTTGGGGCGCACTGGGCACCGCAGCAAACCAAGAAGTCATCGACAAAGACTTCTAA